From a region of the Thermomicrobium roseum DSM 5159 genome:
- the leuC gene encoding 3-isopropylmalate dehydratase large subunit has protein sequence MGMTMAEKILARAAGRRRVEPGEIIEVAVDLVMTNDITAPLSIAEFKKLGVERVFDPKKVVFVPDHFVPAKDIKAAEQSKIMREFALEQGAIYFEIGRAGIEHVVLPEHGLTRPGMVIIGADSHTCTYGAFNAFATGMGSTDIAAAMATGTTWMRVPQTIKFVYTGTLPPFVTGKDLILYTIGQIGVDGALYACMEFTGPVIDQLPMDDRITMANMAIEAGAKTGIFACDDKTREWLAKVTTEPYEPVDSDPDARYAQIIEFDVSNLRPLVALPHLPSNVRPADEVRDLPIDQVVIGSCTNGRLSDLRIAAEILKGRQVHPRVRCIVIPGSQEVAKQATREGLVDIFLEAGAVFSVSTCGPCLGGYMGVLAKGERCVSTTNRNFRGRMGHRESEVILASPAVAAASAVLGRVASPFELN, from the coding sequence ATGGGTATGACGATGGCAGAAAAGATCCTGGCTCGGGCGGCAGGACGTCGCCGCGTCGAGCCGGGAGAAATCATCGAGGTCGCGGTCGATCTGGTGATGACCAACGACATCACCGCCCCACTCTCCATCGCTGAGTTCAAGAAGCTCGGGGTCGAACGCGTCTTCGACCCCAAGAAGGTCGTCTTCGTGCCCGATCACTTCGTGCCCGCCAAGGACATCAAGGCAGCGGAGCAGTCCAAGATCATGCGCGAGTTCGCGCTCGAACAGGGAGCGATCTACTTCGAGATCGGTCGGGCCGGTATCGAGCACGTCGTTTTGCCGGAGCACGGGCTCACCCGCCCAGGCATGGTCATCATCGGTGCCGATTCCCATACCTGCACCTATGGTGCCTTCAATGCCTTCGCGACAGGGATGGGTTCGACCGACATCGCCGCCGCGATGGCGACCGGCACGACCTGGATGCGCGTCCCGCAAACGATCAAGTTCGTCTACACCGGCACGCTGCCCCCGTTCGTGACTGGCAAAGATCTCATCCTCTACACCATCGGGCAGATCGGCGTCGACGGTGCCTTGTACGCCTGCATGGAGTTCACTGGCCCGGTGATCGACCAGCTTCCGATGGACGACCGGATCACCATGGCCAACATGGCCATCGAGGCTGGTGCCAAGACCGGCATCTTCGCCTGCGACGACAAGACGCGCGAATGGCTGGCCAAGGTCACCACGGAACCGTACGAGCCAGTGGACAGCGATCCGGATGCCCGCTACGCCCAGATCATCGAGTTCGATGTCTCCAACCTGCGTCCGCTGGTGGCGCTTCCTCACTTGCCGTCCAACGTTCGCCCCGCCGACGAGGTGCGTGATCTGCCGATCGACCAAGTGGTCATCGGCTCCTGCACCAACGGTCGGCTGAGCGATCTCCGCATCGCCGCGGAGATCCTGAAAGGGCGGCAGGTGCACCCGCGCGTTCGCTGCATCGTGATACCAGGCAGTCAGGAAGTGGCCAAGCAGGCGACCAGGGAAGGGTTGGTGGACATCTTCCTGGAAGCCGGCGCCGTCTTCTCGGTCTCCACCTGCGGTCCCTGCCTCGGCGGATACATGGGCGTGCTGGCGAAGGGCGAGCGCTGCGTCTCGACCACCAACCGCAACTTCCGCGGGCGCATGGGACACCGCGAATCGGAGGTCATCCTGGCCAGCCCAGCAGTGGCGGCAGCCAGCGCCGTTCTGGGTCGTGTCGCATCGCCGTTCGAACTCAACTGA
- the leuD gene encoding 3-isopropylmalate dehydratase small subunit, whose translation MPMRGRVWKFGDNIDTDVIIPARYLVTIDPQELAQHVMEDIDPEFASKVQPGDIIVAGRNFGCGSSREHAPIAIKAAGVQAVVAESFARIFFRNAINIGLPVVEAPEAVRETETGDELEIDTENGIVRNLRTGKTYKATQYDAFIQHIIRAGGLLNAVRERLAAQQAAGGSQ comes from the coding sequence GTGCCGATGCGTGGGCGTGTCTGGAAGTTCGGTGACAACATCGATACTGACGTCATCATCCCGGCCCGGTACCTGGTGACGATCGATCCCCAGGAACTGGCGCAACACGTCATGGAAGACATCGACCCCGAGTTCGCCAGCAAGGTGCAACCGGGCGACATCATCGTGGCTGGGCGCAACTTCGGCTGCGGCTCGTCACGCGAACATGCACCGATCGCGATCAAGGCTGCCGGTGTCCAGGCGGTAGTGGCTGAATCGTTCGCCCGGATCTTCTTCCGCAACGCCATCAATATCGGACTCCCGGTCGTGGAGGCGCCCGAGGCAGTCCGCGAGACGGAAACGGGCGACGAACTCGAGATCGACACCGAAAACGGAATCGTCCGCAACCTGCGCACCGGCAAGACCTACAAGGCGACGCAGTACGACGCGTTCATCCAACATATCATCCGCGCTGGTGGGCTCTTGAATGCCGTCCGCGAGCGTCTCGCCGCGCAACAGGCAGCGGGGGGAAGCCAGTGA
- the leuB gene encoding 3-isopropylmalate dehydrogenase — protein MSEVHVLLLPGDGIGPEVVAAAQRVLELVGHRTGYRFVFSEDLVGGAAIDAYGTPLRDETIEMALRSDAVFLGAVGGPKWDHLPKATRPEAGLLRLRKELGLFANLRPVRVFDPLADATPLKPEIVRGVDLIVVRELTGGLYFGQPSELRREPTGRWAIDTLPYREEEIARIVDLAFQLARARRRKVTSVDKANVLNTSALWREVASEIGQRYPDVTLEHALVDSCAMRLVARPRDFDVLVMENLFGDILSDEAAVLAGSLGMLPSASLHGQPPQRPGSPAVRFGLYEPVHGSAPDIAGKGIANPIGAILSAALLVRWTLGNERAATAIEQAVEETLASGARTADLARPGEPAMGTEAFTDRLLERLASILSA, from the coding sequence GTGAGCGAGGTGCACGTGCTCCTCCTGCCCGGCGACGGTATCGGCCCAGAGGTGGTCGCCGCAGCCCAGCGTGTCCTCGAACTGGTCGGCCACCGGACTGGTTATCGTTTCGTCTTCTCGGAGGACCTCGTCGGTGGGGCAGCGATCGATGCCTATGGCACGCCGCTCCGCGACGAGACGATCGAAATGGCGCTTCGCTCCGATGCCGTTTTCCTCGGGGCGGTCGGTGGCCCCAAGTGGGATCATCTCCCAAAGGCCACACGCCCGGAGGCCGGTCTCTTGCGCTTACGGAAGGAGCTCGGGCTCTTCGCCAACCTGCGGCCAGTACGCGTCTTCGACCCGCTCGCCGATGCCACGCCGCTCAAGCCGGAGATCGTGCGCGGCGTCGACCTTATCGTGGTCCGCGAGCTGACCGGGGGACTCTACTTCGGTCAGCCGTCCGAGCTGCGCCGCGAGCCAACTGGCCGCTGGGCAATCGACACCCTTCCCTATCGAGAGGAGGAGATCGCGCGGATCGTCGACCTCGCGTTCCAGCTTGCCCGGGCACGTCGCCGCAAGGTGACGAGCGTCGACAAGGCGAATGTACTCAACACCTCGGCGCTGTGGCGCGAAGTCGCCAGTGAGATCGGTCAGCGCTACCCAGACGTCACGCTCGAGCATGCCCTGGTCGATTCCTGCGCGATGCGTCTGGTCGCCCGGCCGCGCGATTTCGACGTTCTCGTCATGGAGAATCTCTTCGGCGACATCTTGAGCGACGAGGCAGCGGTCTTGGCCGGCTCGCTCGGCATGCTCCCTTCGGCGAGCTTGCACGGGCAGCCACCGCAACGGCCTGGCTCGCCGGCGGTCCGCTTCGGGCTGTACGAACCGGTGCATGGCTCGGCACCTGACATTGCTGGCAAGGGGATCGCCAATCCCATCGGCGCCATCCTGAGCGCGGCCCTGCTCGTTCGCTGGACACTGGGGAACGAGCGCGCTGCGACGGCGATCGAGCAGGCAGTCGAGGAAACGCTCGCCTCCGGTGCACGGACGGCCGACCTGGCCCGTCCTGGAGAGCCAGCCATGGGGACCGAGGCCTTCACCGATCGGTTACTGGAGCGACTCGCGTCGATCCTTTCTGCCTGA
- a CDS encoding glycosyl hydrolase family 18 protein — MKTTHAGQQLLRLGLLLAVLSIVLPPATHIPSAQAAPSFVRWGYYVTYDRTSWTTLQAHLGTLDIVSPYFFQLRADGTIEELSDPTADSFLRQSGITVVPMIKNVPRWNDFTPLIADPVQRSAVITRLERLVEERGYSGIHIDFEAVNAGDAPHLTAFMRELAAQLRPRGKLVTQAVVARTSDTPTTWGGAYDYPALAEVNDYIVVMAYDFHYAGGSPGPVAPYTWVQRVVSYLTTRVPREKLILGIPLYGYDWNVTAGPPARSVRYDQVRELLRRPGASSGYDETEKEAWIRYTDDQGQRHEVWHADARSVAARVDLALDRGLAGVALWRLGHEDPAVWDDLARLNTPATRIPAFPSTPERRYFPETGHSLSHGFKAFWERSGGLPIFGYPLTEEFSEINPDLGKPFTVQYFERQRFEYHPELAGTPYEVQLGRLGVEDAKRRGLLGHPAFQPIPASAVSGDCWFFPETGHAVCGRFLAYWRSYGLEFGDPGISFRESLALFGYPISEPFTDPVTGLTIQYFERARFEYHPENPEPYQVLLGLLGRDLVRAKGWIR; from the coding sequence GTGAAGACGACACACGCTGGTCAGCAACTGCTCCGACTCGGGCTTCTGCTCGCTGTGCTGTCGATCGTGTTACCCCCCGCGACGCACATCCCCAGTGCGCAGGCAGCACCATCGTTCGTCCGCTGGGGATACTACGTGACGTACGACCGCACGTCGTGGACCACCCTGCAAGCGCACCTCGGCACGCTCGACATCGTGTCCCCGTACTTTTTCCAGCTGCGCGCTGACGGGACGATCGAGGAGCTGAGCGACCCCACCGCTGACAGCTTCCTCCGCCAGAGTGGGATCACGGTCGTCCCGATGATCAAGAACGTACCGCGCTGGAACGACTTTACCCCCCTGATCGCCGATCCCGTGCAGCGTAGTGCCGTGATCACTCGCCTCGAGCGACTAGTCGAGGAGCGCGGCTACAGTGGCATTCACATCGACTTCGAAGCAGTGAATGCCGGCGATGCCCCGCACCTCACCGCCTTCATGCGCGAACTCGCTGCCCAACTCCGCCCACGCGGCAAGTTGGTGACACAAGCGGTCGTGGCCCGCACCTCGGACACTCCGACCACCTGGGGCGGTGCCTATGACTATCCGGCACTGGCCGAGGTGAACGACTACATCGTCGTTATGGCATACGATTTCCACTATGCTGGAGGGTCACCGGGCCCGGTCGCCCCGTATACGTGGGTGCAACGAGTCGTCAGCTACCTGACGACTCGTGTTCCCCGCGAGAAGCTGATCCTCGGCATTCCGCTCTATGGTTACGACTGGAACGTGACTGCCGGGCCGCCAGCTCGTTCGGTTCGCTATGACCAGGTACGAGAACTGCTCCGCCGACCAGGAGCGAGCAGCGGTTACGACGAAACGGAAAAAGAGGCGTGGATCCGCTACACCGACGATCAGGGACAGCGGCACGAAGTTTGGCACGCTGACGCGCGGAGCGTCGCCGCGCGCGTCGATCTCGCGCTCGATCGTGGTCTCGCGGGTGTCGCGCTCTGGCGGCTCGGGCACGAGGACCCAGCTGTTTGGGATGATTTGGCTCGCCTGAACACGCCGGCCACTCGGATCCCCGCATTTCCGTCGACACCGGAACGGCGCTACTTCCCGGAAACTGGTCACTCGCTCTCCCACGGCTTCAAGGCCTTCTGGGAACGGAGCGGCGGGCTGCCGATCTTTGGGTATCCGCTCACTGAGGAGTTCAGCGAAATCAATCCGGATCTCGGTAAGCCCTTCACGGTCCAGTACTTCGAGCGGCAGCGATTCGAGTATCATCCGGAACTCGCGGGGACCCCCTACGAAGTCCAGCTCGGCCGGTTGGGAGTGGAGGACGCGAAGCGGCGTGGCCTTCTCGGGCATCCAGCGTTTCAGCCGATCCCGGCCAGTGCTGTCTCCGGGGACTGCTGGTTCTTCCCGGAGACCGGACACGCAGTCTGTGGCCGCTTCCTCGCCTACTGGCGCTCCTATGGGCTCGAGTTCGGTGATCCCGGGATCTCCTTCCGCGAGTCACTGGCGCTTTTCGGCTACCCGATCTCGGAACCCTTCACTGATCCCGTTACCGGCCTGACCATCCAGTACTTCGAGCGGGCGCGCTTCGAGTATCATCCGGAGAACCCGGAGCCGTACCAGGTGCTCCTCGGACTGCTCGGTCGTGATCTGGTTCGGGCGAAAGGATGGATCCGGTGA
- the aroQ gene encoding type II 3-dehydroquinate dehydratase, with product MDPVSVAKRLLVLHGPNLNLLGRREPEVYGTTTLAEIDQRLQELAQAHGFEVICAQSNHEGELVDLIQRYGWEVAGIILNPGALTHYSIALRDAVAAVPAPVVEVHLSNIHAREPFRHRSVIAPVAVGQICGFGPMSYELALIYLVRRAEGAIG from the coding sequence ATGGATCCGGTGAGTGTTGCCAAGCGCCTGCTCGTCCTCCATGGTCCGAACCTGAATTTGCTGGGCCGGCGCGAGCCAGAGGTGTATGGAACGACGACACTGGCCGAGATCGACCAGCGACTGCAGGAACTGGCACAGGCACACGGATTCGAGGTCATCTGCGCGCAATCCAATCATGAAGGGGAACTCGTTGACCTGATTCAGCGCTACGGCTGGGAAGTGGCTGGCATCATCCTCAACCCCGGCGCCTTGACCCATTACAGTATCGCCTTGCGCGACGCGGTCGCTGCGGTCCCAGCACCAGTCGTCGAGGTCCATCTCTCCAACATTCATGCCCGCGAGCCATTCCGGCATCGGTCGGTCATCGCACCGGTCGCGGTGGGACAGATTTGTGGTTTCGGTCCGATGAGCTACGAACTGGCACTCATCTATCTCGTACGACGAGCGGAAGGAGCGATCGGGTGA
- a CDS encoding M24 family metallopeptidase, whose protein sequence is MNTAERLARLRERLREQELDAIVITHPSNRFWLSGFTGEDIPPNESAGHLVISHSATIVVTSRLNSVLAQQEAIGFEVFDRERDFARGDALVLQEMGVRRVGFEDRAILYRDVQVLRETLGPAVELIAVGTLVDDLRARKTPDELERIRQAQAVTDAAFQAVLAELRPGLSERAVALRLEQALVEFGADGIAFPIAVASGPHGALPHYRPTQRRLSTGEPIVIDMGAIVAGYCADLTRTVWIGQPDQQLERIFSIVLAALEAAEAGIRPGMTGREADALARQVIAEAGYGDAFTHSLGHGVGVRVHEAPALSPASDQILEPGHVVTIEPGIYVPGWGGVRIEDLAVVRESGIEVLTRTPKRIDLAGS, encoded by the coding sequence GTGAACACAGCGGAACGACTGGCGCGGCTGCGAGAACGGTTGCGTGAGCAGGAACTGGATGCGATCGTCATCACGCACCCCTCCAATCGCTTTTGGCTGAGCGGTTTTACTGGCGAGGATATTCCCCCCAACGAATCCGCTGGCCATCTCGTGATCAGCCACTCTGCCACGATCGTCGTCACCAGCCGACTCAACAGTGTCCTGGCCCAACAAGAGGCCATCGGTTTCGAGGTGTTCGATCGCGAGCGCGACTTCGCCCGCGGCGACGCGCTCGTTCTCCAGGAGATGGGGGTACGGCGTGTCGGCTTCGAGGACCGCGCGATTCTCTATCGCGACGTCCAGGTCTTGCGCGAGACATTGGGTCCCGCGGTCGAACTCATCGCGGTGGGAACGCTGGTCGACGATCTGCGCGCTCGCAAGACACCAGACGAGTTGGAACGGATCAGGCAGGCCCAGGCGGTCACCGACGCCGCCTTCCAGGCAGTGCTCGCTGAACTCCGGCCCGGGCTGAGCGAGCGCGCGGTCGCGCTCCGTCTGGAGCAGGCACTCGTGGAATTCGGTGCCGATGGGATCGCCTTCCCGATCGCCGTCGCCTCCGGCCCACACGGTGCGCTCCCGCACTATCGTCCCACCCAACGCCGGTTGAGCACTGGCGAACCGATCGTCATCGACATGGGAGCCATCGTCGCCGGCTACTGCGCCGATCTGACGCGGACCGTCTGGATCGGTCAGCCCGACCAGCAGCTGGAGCGCATTTTCTCCATCGTGCTCGCGGCCTTGGAAGCGGCGGAAGCCGGTATACGACCAGGAATGACCGGACGGGAGGCCGATGCACTCGCCCGACAGGTGATCGCCGAGGCTGGCTACGGGGATGCCTTCACCCACTCGCTCGGGCATGGTGTCGGCGTGCGCGTGCACGAGGCACCCGCACTGTCACCGGCCTCCGATCAAATCCTCGAACCCGGGCACGTGGTGACGATCGAGCCGGGGATTTATGTGCCAGGATGGGGTGGTGTCCGGATCGAGGATCTCGCAGTCGTCCGTGAAAGCGGCATCGAGGTTCTGACCCGCACCCCCAAGCGGATCGATCTCGCCGGGTCATAA
- the efp gene encoding elongation factor P codes for MIETGDLRKGLTLLIDGELVRVLDYQHVKMGRGSAFVRLTLKNLRTGATTTTTVQAGTRFELAPLERHRVQFLYEDSGQYHFMDTETFEQFAIDREALGDAVYYLKEGLQLDLLTYNGQPVEVELPVTVDLKVVDTPPGVRGDTQSGGGKPATLETGLVVTVPFFIEIGDIVRVDTRTGEYIERVS; via the coding sequence ATGATCGAGACCGGTGATCTCAGGAAAGGCTTGACGCTGCTCATCGACGGCGAACTGGTTCGCGTCCTCGACTATCAGCACGTCAAGATGGGACGCGGCAGCGCCTTCGTCCGCTTGACCCTCAAGAACTTACGCACCGGAGCCACCACGACGACGACCGTCCAAGCGGGGACACGCTTCGAACTCGCCCCGCTCGAGCGGCATCGGGTGCAGTTCCTCTATGAGGACAGTGGCCAATACCATTTCATGGATACCGAGACGTTCGAGCAGTTCGCGATCGATCGAGAAGCGCTCGGCGATGCGGTCTATTACCTCAAGGAGGGCCTCCAACTCGATCTCCTGACCTACAACGGCCAGCCTGTCGAAGTCGAGTTACCAGTTACGGTCGATCTCAAAGTCGTGGATACTCCACCCGGTGTGCGTGGTGATACGCAGTCTGGTGGTGGAAAGCCGGCAACCCTCGAAACGGGACTCGTTGTCACTGTTCCCTTTTTCATCGAGATCGGTGATATCGTGCGCGTGGATACGCGCACGGGCGAATATATCGAGCGGGTGAGCTGA
- the accB gene encoding acetyl-CoA carboxylase biotin carboxyl carrier protein encodes MSEEARPGSSRAPDYGALTRTVRELIEVMRAAGLQRLEVSHGDLRIVLESAALSAAATLLPPAAVSPGRTAEQHTAALEQLETITAPMVGTFYAAPRPGAEPFVRVGDRVEPGQVVAIIEAMKVMNEIVAERAGTIVEILVENGQPVEYGQPLMRLRPD; translated from the coding sequence ATGTCGGAAGAGGCCCGACCAGGATCGTCTCGCGCTCCCGACTACGGAGCACTGACGCGTACGGTCCGCGAACTCATCGAGGTGATGCGAGCAGCCGGACTCCAGCGTCTCGAAGTCAGTCACGGCGATTTGCGCATCGTGCTGGAGAGCGCAGCACTCAGTGCAGCAGCGACGCTCCTGCCGCCGGCAGCAGTCTCGCCCGGGCGAACAGCCGAGCAGCACACAGCGGCGCTCGAGCAGCTGGAGACGATCACCGCACCGATGGTCGGAACCTTCTATGCAGCACCGCGGCCAGGTGCCGAGCCCTTCGTTCGTGTCGGTGATCGGGTCGAGCCAGGGCAAGTCGTGGCGATCATCGAGGCGATGAAGGTGATGAACGAGATCGTGGCGGAACGCGCTGGCACCATCGTCGAGATCCTGGTCGAGAACGGTCAACCGGTCGAATACGGGCAGCCGCTGATGCGACTGCGACCCGATTGA
- the xseA gene encoding exodeoxyribonuclease VII large subunit yields the protein MLPSEVIGVAALTRFIKDLLEEHPNLRLLRVRGEITNARTYASGHWYFNLREGEAILRCVLFRSQAQLLTYLPRDGDEAIASGSLGVYERDGVYQLYVEHLQPLGDGALRQQFERLKEKLEREGLFDQRRKRPLPLRPRCIAVVTSPHGAVWHDIQTILRRRYPYVHLLLAPARVQGDDAVETLIAALESVQLDGRAEVVIIARGGGSLEDLWCFNDERLARAIYASRIPVVSAIGHETDWTICDYVADLRAPTPSAAAELVTPHDRRTLVRQLVDLEERLEALATRRLVRTRDHVGQLQHRLHRAAPLHRMDNLRQRLDQSAQRIDRAILLRLARQRQHVQALGRELELLSPYGPLARGYLLAEDSASGEVVRSIRQVSLGQALRLHFSDGQAETIVRSIELSE from the coding sequence ATGTTGCCGAGCGAGGTCATCGGGGTCGCCGCTCTCACCCGCTTCATCAAGGACCTCCTGGAAGAGCACCCGAACCTCCGCCTGCTCCGTGTGCGCGGTGAGATCACCAACGCTCGAACGTATGCCAGTGGACACTGGTACTTCAATCTGCGCGAGGGAGAAGCGATCCTGCGTTGCGTTCTGTTCCGCAGTCAGGCACAACTCCTGACCTATCTCCCCCGCGATGGCGACGAAGCGATCGCCAGTGGGTCACTGGGCGTCTATGAGCGCGACGGTGTCTACCAGCTGTATGTCGAGCACCTCCAGCCGCTCGGCGATGGCGCATTGCGCCAGCAGTTCGAGCGCCTCAAGGAAAAGCTGGAACGCGAGGGATTGTTCGATCAGCGTCGCAAGCGTCCCCTGCCGCTGCGTCCCCGCTGCATCGCGGTGGTGACCTCCCCTCACGGGGCAGTCTGGCACGACATCCAAACCATTCTGCGTCGCCGCTATCCCTACGTGCACCTGTTGCTCGCCCCGGCCCGCGTGCAGGGAGACGATGCGGTCGAGACACTCATCGCCGCTCTGGAGTCGGTCCAACTGGACGGACGGGCGGAGGTCGTCATCATCGCCCGTGGTGGCGGATCGCTCGAAGACCTCTGGTGTTTCAACGACGAGCGACTGGCCCGAGCGATCTACGCGAGCAGGATTCCGGTCGTGTCAGCCATCGGTCACGAGACAGATTGGACGATCTGCGACTACGTCGCCGACCTCCGTGCACCGACACCGTCAGCGGCTGCCGAACTGGTCACGCCACACGATCGTCGTACCCTGGTCAGGCAACTCGTCGATTTGGAAGAGCGGCTGGAAGCGCTGGCCACACGCCGGCTGGTGCGTACGCGTGACCATGTTGGGCAGCTCCAGCATCGACTTCACCGTGCAGCGCCCCTGCACCGCATGGACAACCTGCGGCAACGCCTGGATCAGTCAGCTCAGCGGATCGACCGAGCGATCCTGCTGCGCTTGGCACGCCAACGCCAGCACGTGCAAGCACTCGGCCGCGAACTGGAATTGCTCAGCCCCTACGGCCCGTTAGCTCGGGGTTACCTCCTGGCCGAGGACAGTGCCAGTGGTGAGGTCGTCCGTTCCATCCGTCAGGTCAGTCTCGGCCAGGCTCTCCGCCTTCACTTCAGCGACGGTCAGGCTGAGACGATCGTCCGATCGATCGAGTTGAGCGAATGA
- the xseB gene encoding exodeoxyribonuclease VII small subunit codes for MTEQADGAVPHPIDLFEQLVSEVEAIVQRLENENLPLAEAIREYQRGVELIRQCNAILDQAELQISQLRTSSPEAGLAFPADLLGFLDSEDDSSLA; via the coding sequence ATGACCGAGCAAGCGGACGGCGCGGTGCCACACCCGATCGACCTCTTCGAACAGCTCGTCAGCGAAGTCGAAGCGATCGTCCAGCGACTGGAGAACGAGAACCTGCCCCTGGCCGAGGCGATCCGGGAGTACCAGCGAGGAGTCGAGCTGATCCGCCAATGCAACGCCATTCTGGATCAAGCCGAACTGCAGATCTCCCAGTTGCGCACCAGCTCGCCGGAGGCCGGACTCGCCTTCCCGGCTGACCTGCTCGGCTTTCTTGATAGCGAAGACGATTCTTCCCTCGCTTGA
- a CDS encoding S8 family serine peptidase, which translates to MARRVVQIVLSLFLALQLCAAALAVAAAEGPPARYIVVLDDAETSADAYAPVRRSETVRVASELGIEPEQVYGTALAGFAGHLTGRQVQRLLATGRIAAIVPDTETHLAAQTVPTGVQRIGTLANGTAKIDGVDDPMPIDIAVLDTGIDPSHPDLNVVGGFDCSGSGSWVDRHGHGTHVAGIIGARDNSTGVVGVAPGARLWAVKVFGDNGTGYVSWLICGLDWVASNAATIRVANYSGGASGTDTPNCGGTSDPLHRAVCRVVQAGVTLVVAAGNDGKDASNTIPAAYPEVIAVGAIVDTDGKPGGLGPSTSYGADDTRASFSNYGSVVDLYAPGVSILSTVPGGGYQRWSGTSMATPHVTGAAALYLRQNPGASPAQVRSYLLANGEAGTWDSYGQPLVRVNWSGGSGNESGDNSGNDGSTTAPTNRDVAVTGLEVPTSLATGSSATIRVTVRNEGTTSESVTVTLNANGAAIGSPRSVSLAAGSSTTVSFSWQPTAAGTYTLEARAEISGEDSDPSDNSRTATVTVTQSVRDVAITNLTAPTQLRRGQNGTVSVTLENRGTASVTVTVTLTTQPRNAAMGTVSSRVTLSPGASQTISFTWRTNSRTALGTYTVTASAPLSDDINPADNTRSVTITVTSR; encoded by the coding sequence ATGGCACGCCGAGTCGTCCAAATCGTGCTGAGTCTCTTTCTCGCCCTGCAACTCTGCGCGGCAGCCCTGGCAGTCGCTGCTGCAGAAGGTCCACCGGCTCGCTACATCGTCGTCCTCGATGACGCCGAGACGAGCGCCGACGCCTATGCCCCCGTCCGCCGGAGCGAGACGGTCCGCGTCGCGAGCGAGCTCGGCATCGAGCCGGAGCAGGTCTACGGTACGGCGTTAGCTGGCTTCGCTGGACACCTGACTGGTCGGCAAGTGCAGCGCTTGCTCGCAACGGGTCGTATCGCCGCCATCGTCCCCGATACGGAAACGCATTTGGCAGCGCAGACCGTGCCGACCGGTGTCCAGCGGATCGGTACGCTGGCGAACGGGACAGCCAAGATCGACGGCGTCGACGATCCGATGCCGATCGACATCGCGGTACTGGATACCGGGATCGATCCGAGCCACCCGGATCTCAATGTCGTCGGGGGATTCGATTGCTCCGGCAGCGGGAGTTGGGTCGACCGGCACGGGCACGGCACGCATGTCGCGGGAATCATCGGCGCGCGCGACAACAGCACTGGCGTGGTCGGTGTGGCACCGGGCGCCCGCTTGTGGGCGGTCAAGGTCTTCGGCGATAACGGCACCGGCTATGTGTCGTGGCTTATCTGTGGACTGGATTGGGTCGCCTCCAACGCAGCGACGATCCGTGTGGCCAATTACAGTGGTGGTGCGAGCGGTACCGATACGCCCAACTGCGGTGGAACGAGCGATCCGCTCCATCGTGCCGTCTGCCGCGTCGTGCAGGCCGGCGTGACGCTCGTCGTCGCGGCCGGGAACGATGGCAAAGATGCCAGCAATACCATTCCCGCTGCCTATCCTGAAGTCATCGCGGTCGGCGCAATCGTGGATACCGATGGGAAACCCGGTGGACTCGGGCCGAGTACCTCGTACGGTGCCGACGATACGCGCGCCTCGTTCTCCAACTATGGATCGGTCGTCGATCTTTATGCTCCGGGCGTCTCGATTCTCTCCACGGTTCCCGGCGGCGGTTACCAGCGCTGGAGCGGCACCAGCATGGCGACTCCGCACGTGACCGGCGCAGCTGCCCTCTATCTCCGCCAAAATCCTGGCGCATCACCCGCTCAGGTGCGGAGCTATCTCCTCGCCAACGGGGAAGCTGGCACGTGGGACAGCTACGGCCAGCCGCTCGTTCGCGTGAACTGGAGTGGCGGTAGCGGCAACGAGAGTGGCGACAACAGCGGAAACGATGGCAGTACCACCGCTCCGACGAATCGCGATGTGGCAGTCACCGGCCTCGAGGTTCCTACCTCGTTGGCGACTGGAAGCAGCGCGACCATCCGCGTCACTGTGCGCAACGAAGGCACCACCAGCGAATCGGTGACCGTCACGCTCAACGCGAACGGTGCCGCCATCGGCTCGCCGCGCAGCGTCTCGCTCGCGGCAGGCTCCAGCACGACGGTGAGCTTCTCGTGGCAACCGACCGCTGCAGGCACCTATACGCTCGAGGCACGAGCCGAAATCAGCGGTGAGGACAGCGATCCGAGCGACAACAGTCGAACCGCGACGGTCACCGTCACGCAATCCGTTCGCGATGTCGCGATCACCAACCTCACTGCTCCCACCCAGCTCCGGCGCGGCCAGAACGGAACCGTGTCCGTCACGCTGGAGAACCGCGGCACCGCAAGTGTCACCGTCACGGTGACGCTGACGACGCAACCGCGCAATGCTGCGATGGGAACGGTCAGCAGCAGGGTCACGCTGTCCCCTGGTGCCTCTCAGACGATCTCCTTCACCTGGCGGACCAACAGCCGGACTGCGCTCGGGACCTACACAGTGACAGCGAGTGCGCCCCTGAGCGACGACATCAACCCAGCCGATAACACCCGCTCGGTGACCATTACCGTGACCTCCCGCTAG